In one window of Oscillospiraceae bacterium DNA:
- a CDS encoding DEAD/DEAH box helicase family protein has translation MQGIQKIDIKSLVLSVNKNYDRSKFDMDDWDGYLDILCQDREYQKEAIKTAIIYLASGKYITVKDLLKENFENNIDMQDAYGTLDKLYKSVQLPDMLSGVIDMATGSGKSYVMFGIAHIALLLGLVKRVLVLCPSLTIENGLTEKFQALITRSELLNVVPDKYAKLPIRIIDANSTVQENNICIENIHAVYENTGSSIKDSFTMTGADTLVLSDEVHHAYNSPADKDTAIKKWKEFVQDEFYGFKCHLGFTGTAYKDNDYFADVIFRYSLRQAINEKIVKKVDYVAEDTNDGSYEKFQKILQNHNEMKAKYPHITPLSIIVTAKIDGAKNLMENFLDFLAEFTKEPRESVEKKVLIVTSHKDHKKNIQILKNVDEKDCGIEWIISVSMLTEGWDVKNVFQIVPWEDRAFNSKLLVSQVLGRGLRKPLWADAQPKVIVFNHSNWSKNIKTIVDEVLETEQVLTASIIGSGERSKYNFTVSNLNYEKELYEEINDEYGKEETFDIDKPLDLITQREIIDKSTTYIDTQNNTYNKNYQIKRETMTIEEIAEKIVKQYQRRNREATLRGIQEEVIYTDGKTELEKLPTYDQIVDYIKKCMKLANIVGDNLIEDNVLKINGKFTGLLRKKRTSAGYRNKANEFITIRTSDMRNSSSSYSTLRNNRTVFYSSDVSNELEAEQYSIFKYMQAELQGKQLRQINVYDFKTPQSIVVVSQEPERKFVEMLTKKEVAEKIDCWIKSRDVAFYSITYVLKRGTSPKEFNPDFFIKVDNNIIVIETKADNDTVRENYSKMIDAQKHFEKLNEKLKEANQKERYFFNILSPVSYPTFEKMLKDGTYFNGFNSDLEVKLRNEYPNKNE, from the coding sequence ATGCAAGGGATACAGAAAATTGATATAAAAAGCTTAGTACTGTCGGTCAATAAAAATTATGACCGCAGTAAGTTTGATATGGACGATTGGGACGGATATCTGGATATTTTATGCCAAGATAGAGAATATCAAAAAGAAGCAATTAAAACGGCAATTATATATTTGGCGTCTGGTAAATATATAACCGTAAAAGACCTACTAAAAGAAAACTTTGAAAACAATATTGACATGCAAGATGCTTACGGAACACTGGATAAACTATATAAAAGTGTGCAGTTGCCAGATATGTTGTCCGGAGTAATTGATATGGCAACAGGTAGTGGCAAAAGCTATGTAATGTTTGGCATTGCACATATAGCGTTACTCCTTGGTCTGGTTAAACGAGTTCTTGTTTTATGCCCCTCACTTACAATCGAAAATGGGCTTACAGAAAAATTTCAAGCATTGATTACAAGAAGCGAATTATTAAATGTTGTTCCCGACAAATATGCTAAACTGCCAATACGGATTATTGATGCAAACTCAACTGTGCAAGAAAATAATATTTGTATTGAAAATATCCATGCTGTTTATGAGAACACCGGTTCATCCATTAAGGACAGTTTCACTATGACCGGTGCTGATACACTTGTTTTAAGTGATGAGGTTCATCACGCATATAATTCGCCTGCTGACAAAGATACCGCTATCAAGAAGTGGAAAGAATTCGTGCAGGATGAATTTTATGGATTTAAATGCCATTTAGGATTTACAGGAACGGCATACAAGGATAATGATTACTTCGCCGATGTTATATTCAGATATTCACTTCGTCAAGCAATAAACGAAAAAATTGTAAAAAAAGTTGACTATGTAGCGGAAGATACCAATGATGGTAGTTACGAAAAGTTTCAAAAGATATTACAAAACCACAATGAAATGAAAGCGAAGTATCCGCATATCACTCCATTATCGATTATTGTCACCGCAAAGATTGATGGTGCGAAAAATCTTATGGAAAACTTTCTCGACTTCTTGGCAGAGTTTACAAAAGAGCCGAGAGAAAGCGTTGAGAAAAAAGTTTTAATCGTAACTTCACATAAAGACCACAAAAAGAATATTCAAATATTGAAAAATGTTGATGAAAAAGACTGCGGCATTGAGTGGATAATTTCAGTTTCAATGCTTACAGAAGGTTGGGATGTTAAAAATGTTTTCCAAATTGTCCCTTGGGAGGACAGGGCGTTTAACTCAAAACTTCTTGTATCACAGGTTTTAGGACGCGGACTGCGGAAACCGCTTTGGGCGGATGCACAACCAAAGGTTATTGTTTTTAACCATTCAAATTGGAGCAAGAACATTAAAACGATTGTCGATGAAGTTCTCGAAACTGAACAAGTATTAACAGCTAGTATCATCGGTAGTGGCGAGCGTTCAAAGTATAATTTCACGGTATCAAATTTAAACTATGAAAAGGAATTGTATGAAGAAATCAATGACGAATACGGCAAAGAAGAAACTTTCGATATTGATAAGCCGTTAGATCTTATTACACAAAGAGAGATAATTGATAAATCTACCACATATATAGACACACAGAATAATACTTACAATAAAAATTATCAAATAAAAAGAGAAACAATGACTATTGAAGAAATCGCTGAAAAAATTGTCAAACAGTATCAAAGAAGAAACAGAGAAGCAACTCTTCGTGGAATACAAGAGGAAGTTATTTATACTGATGGCAAAACAGAGTTGGAGAAGTTGCCAACTTATGACCAGATCGTTGATTATATAAAAAAGTGTATGAAACTTGCAAACATAGTTGGCGATAATCTGATTGAAGATAATGTTTTGAAAATAAATGGTAAGTTTACAGGGTTATTGAGAAAAAAACGGACTTCTGCCGGGTATAGGAATAAAGCAAATGAATTTATAACTATTAGAACAAGCGATATGCGCAATTCATCCAGTAGTTACTCTACGCTAAGAAATAATCGCACAGTTTTTTATTCTTCCGATGTAAGCAACGAATTAGAAGCTGAGCAATATAGCATTTTTAAGTATATGCAAGCAGAGTTACAGGGTAAGCAGTTAAGGCAAATAAATGTCTACGATTTTAAAACTCCGCAAAGTATTGTAGTTGTAAGCCAAGAACCAGAGCGTAAATTTGTGGAAATGCTGACAAAGAAAGAAGTTGCGGAAAAAATCGACTGCTGGATAAAATCACGAGATGTAGCCTTTTACTCAATAACATATGTGCTCAAAAGAGGTACCAGCCCAAAAGAGTTCAATCCGGACTTTTTTATTAAAGTGGACAACAATATCATTGTTATTGAAACGAAAGCAGACAATGACACTGTACGAGAAAACTACTCAAAGATGATTGATGCACAAAAGCACTTCGAAAAACTCAATGAAAAATTGAAAGAAGCAAACCAAAAAGAACGTTACTTCTTCAATATTCTTTCTCCTGTTTCATATCCAACATTCGAAAAAATGCTAAAAGATGGAACGTACTTTAATGGTTTTAACAGCGATTTAGAAGTTAAACTCCGAAACGAATATCCAAACAAAAACGAATAA
- the pheS gene encoding phenylalanine--tRNA ligase subunit alpha gives METNIRQVSEQLKQRLEAAKDSAAVEQIRVEFLGKKGQITELLKLLKDAEGEAKRELGQQINELKKQAEADIEKAQADVTAAEQQALVDNAEQYDVTLPAQAELGSYHPITLIQKEVEEIFASMGFTIEDYAEVTDDYNCFEALNIPKHHPARDMQDTFYLSNGQVLKTHTSAAQNTIMRKYGAPLRAVFPSRCFRNEATDASHENTFFQMEGMMIDTDISISNLIYFMKTMLSEVFKRDVKVRLRPGFFPFVEPGFELDINCLICGGTGCPTCKNGGWVELCPCGMIHPNVLKYGGIDSEKYTGFAFGLGLTRLAMMRYGIKDIRILNSGNLKALSQFSQK, from the coding sequence ATGGAAACAAATATCAGGCAAGTGTCCGAACAGCTGAAACAGCGGCTTGAAGCGGCCAAGGACTCGGCAGCGGTCGAACAGATCCGCGTGGAGTTTTTGGGCAAAAAGGGGCAGATCACGGAACTGTTGAAACTGCTCAAAGACGCCGAGGGCGAAGCAAAACGTGAACTCGGGCAGCAGATTAACGAGCTGAAAAAGCAGGCCGAAGCCGACATCGAAAAGGCGCAGGCCGACGTCACCGCCGCCGAACAGCAAGCGCTCGTCGACAACGCGGAGCAATACGATGTGACTCTGCCGGCACAGGCTGAACTCGGCTCCTATCACCCGATCACGCTGATTCAAAAAGAGGTCGAGGAGATCTTTGCGAGCATGGGCTTCACGATTGAGGACTATGCCGAAGTCACCGATGATTATAACTGCTTTGAGGCCTTGAATATCCCGAAACACCATCCCGCCCGCGATATGCAGGATACGTTTTATCTCTCGAACGGGCAGGTGCTGAAGACCCATACCTCAGCCGCCCAGAACACGATCATGCGCAAATACGGCGCGCCGCTGCGCGCCGTATTCCCGAGCCGGTGTTTCCGCAACGAGGCCACCGACGCGAGCCACGAGAACACCTTCTTTCAGATGGAGGGCATGATGATCGACACCGACATCTCGATCTCAAACCTCATCTATTTCATGAAGACGATGCTGTCCGAGGTGTTCAAGCGCGACGTCAAAGTGCGTCTTCGCCCGGGCTTCTTCCCGTTCGTCGAACCCGGTTTCGAGCTCGACATCAACTGCCTGATCTGCGGCGGAACCGGCTGCCCGACCTGTAAAAACGGCGGCTGGGTGGAACTCTGCCCTTGCGGAATGATCCACCCCAACGTCCTGAAATACGGCGGGATCGACAGTGAAAAATACACCGGATTCGCTTTCGGGCTCGGCCTGACGCGGCTTGCGATGATGCGCTACGGCATCAAGGACATCCGGATTTTAAACAGCGGCAACCTCAAGGCGCTGTCACAGTTTTCGCAGAAGTGA
- a CDS encoding site-specific DNA-methyltransferase: MDKNIEQIISLLQQGKQLPAEYQDILFPVNHKEYELTYKGKMPKEQVLAVGEEPQGVPFQIEKVFGERDIDDWQNLLIFGDNFQALKTMFDNKDELIKNKVKGKVKLIYIDPPFATEDEFVNKDGAKAYSDKIKGAEFIEFIRQRLIVAREILSNDGSIFVHLDNKMVHYIKIVMDEVFGKNNFQREIIWQLSGISGYKSLTDNFIRGHDTILYYSKSETRIFNKEFLPYSKEQLKRFSSIDENGRQFKTITKERRKYLDEAKGIPVADVWLDIASFQTIVNSPEIMNYPTQKPEKLLERIIKSTTNEGDLVMDFFAGSGTTLNVAERLNRRWIGVDIGKLAIYTTQKRLLTLPNRQPFAVVNAGCYDLKKVFEMERQKYVDFVSELFQIEKASKKISGVLMDGKRRGDWVKIYEWQDFVNNAAVDENFINELHKTIGEKIGEKFYIVAPELNFDIVGDYYKPIGSNTKYFFLKIPYQYIKDLHKIEFKKLNQPKSKDKINSIDNSIGFYFNEVPQIESHIEKQANKIVLYIDNCISETIQADKENILATVLIDSTNDKNFIMQDYFFADEIKDKTTGKYKIEIRKEDLKSNKLKVVYIDIFGNEFVEVLEVL; encoded by the coding sequence ATGGATAAAAACATCGAACAGATTATTTCGTTGTTACAACAAGGAAAACAGCTGCCTGCCGAGTATCAAGATATTTTGTTCCCTGTGAACCACAAAGAGTATGAATTGACTTATAAGGGTAAAATGCCGAAAGAACAAGTATTGGCGGTTGGCGAAGAACCACAAGGCGTACCATTCCAAATTGAAAAAGTCTTCGGCGAAAGAGATATAGACGATTGGCAGAACCTTTTGATTTTTGGCGATAATTTTCAAGCGTTAAAAACTATGTTCGATAATAAAGATGAACTCATAAAAAATAAAGTAAAAGGTAAAGTGAAACTTATTTACATTGACCCACCTTTTGCCACTGAAGATGAATTTGTAAATAAAGATGGTGCAAAAGCATATAGTGATAAGATTAAAGGTGCAGAGTTTATTGAGTTTATTCGCCAAAGACTCATTGTGGCTCGAGAAATATTATCAAATGATGGAAGTATATTTGTCCATTTGGATAATAAGATGGTTCATTATATTAAAATTGTAATGGATGAAGTGTTCGGAAAAAACAATTTTCAAAGAGAAATTATTTGGCAATTAAGTGGCATTTCGGGATATAAGAGTTTAACTGATAATTTTATACGTGGTCATGATACTATCCTTTACTACTCAAAAAGCGAAACCCGTATTTTTAATAAGGAATTTTTGCCCTATTCAAAAGAACAATTAAAAAGATTTTCTTCAATAGACGAAAATGGTAGACAATTTAAAACCATAACAAAAGAAAGAAGAAAGTATTTAGACGAGGCAAAGGGCATTCCAGTGGCAGATGTGTGGCTTGATATTGCAAGCTTTCAAACTATTGTAAACTCGCCTGAAATTATGAATTATCCAACACAAAAGCCAGAAAAACTTCTTGAAAGAATTATTAAGTCTACTACAAACGAAGGCGATTTAGTAATGGACTTCTTTGCAGGGAGTGGAACAACACTTAACGTTGCAGAAAGACTCAATCGCCGCTGGATCGGCGTAGATATTGGTAAACTTGCAATTTACACGACCCAAAAGCGTTTACTCACCCTTCCAAATCGTCAACCGTTTGCAGTAGTTAATGCTGGTTGTTATGACCTTAAAAAGGTTTTTGAGATGGAACGGCAAAAGTATGTAGATTTTGTTTCCGAACTTTTTCAAATAGAGAAAGCAAGCAAAAAAATAAGCGGTGTTCTTATGGATGGTAAACGCCGTGGTGATTGGGTTAAGATTTACGAATGGCAAGATTTTGTGAATAATGCAGCAGTTGATGAAAACTTTATTAATGAACTGCATAAAACCATTGGCGAAAAAATTGGAGAAAAATTTTATATAGTTGCTCCAGAATTAAACTTTGATATTGTTGGGGATTATTATAAACCCATAGGATCTAATACCAAATACTTCTTCTTGAAAATTCCTTATCAATATATTAAAGACCTACATAAAATCGAATTTAAGAAACTAAATCAGCCGAAGAGTAAAGACAAAATCAATTCTATTGATAATTCAATCGGCTTTTACTTCAACGAGGTTCCGCAAATCGAAAGTCATATCGAAAAGCAAGCTAATAAAATTGTATTGTATATAGATAATTGCATTTCTGAAACAATACAGGCAGATAAAGAAAATATCCTTGCTACGGTGCTTATTGACAGTACAAATGATAAGAACTTTATAATGCAAGATTACTTTTTTGCTGATGAAATTAAAGATAAGACAACCGGTAAATATAAGATTGAAATTAGAAAAGAAGATTTAAAAAGCAATAAATTGAAAGTAGTATACATAGATATCTTCGGCAACGAGTTTGTAGAAGTATTAGAGGTATTGTAA